A single genomic interval of Eurosta solidaginis isolate ZX-2024a chromosome 3, ASM4086904v1, whole genome shotgun sequence harbors:
- the Cpr57A gene encoding uncharacterized protein Cpr57A, with protein MKSFISLIIAVSFVCTCADVKHILPHHEATPEPGPPNPYVFSYQAGRAPGHVDRQHTEVSDGSGVVRGAFSYVDPKNQLRTVQYVADKYGFHPQLSHEQEDTAAVKNAKQKHFALYNRIAQEHAAEGGHAGQHGVYATGPRNTEAVAYATHKHLSEYERIAAEHARMRAELQAQHLNYPQDDGQYHGEEQYQHY; from the exons ATGAAATCGTTTATTTCTTTG ATCATCGCTGTATCTTTCGTTTGCACATGTGCCGACGTTAAGCACATACTGCCACATCATGAAGCTACCCCAGAACCAGGACCACCAAATCCGTATGTCTTTAGTTACCAAGCTGGCCGCGCACCGGGTCATGTCGATCGTCAACACACCGAAGTTTCGGATGGCTCGGGCGTTGTACGTGGTGCCTTCTCCTACGTTGATCCCAAGAACCAGCTCCGCACTGTACAATATGTAGCTGATAAATACGGGTTTCATCCACAACTTAGCCACGAACAGGAAGATACCGCTGCTGTAAAGAATGCTAAACAAAAGCATTTTGCATTGTATAATCGTATTGCGCAAGAGCATGCTGCTGAGGGAGGTCATGCTGGACAACAC GGAGTTTACGCCACTGGTCCGCGAAATACTGAAGCTGTTGCCTACGCAACACATAAACATCTTAGCGAATATGAGCGTATTGCTGCTGAACATGCGCGCATGCGCGCTGAACTTCAGGCACAGCATTTGAACTACCCTCAGGATGATGGCCAATACCATGGTGAAGAACAATATCAGCATTATTAA